A single region of the Triticum dicoccoides isolate Atlit2015 ecotype Zavitan chromosome 2B, WEW_v2.0, whole genome shotgun sequence genome encodes:
- the LOC119364509 gene encoding uncharacterized protein LOC119364509 gives MSAGEPPAPTLQFGDPSGSAGHFSGRGHADRAPHSSLLRTSEPVGHGVPTQTPPRFAKLDFATYDGTEDPLNWLNQCERFFRGQRTLALERTWLASYHLRGAVQTWYYALEQDEGNMPPWERFCKLCLLRFGPPIRGSRLAKLGRLPFTSTVQDFADRFQALACHASGRPLRQWTSGSHPRGRGASGTPGSPDGHVLCPRVRAPRGGHPAGIIVPGRWAATLAGGSRAGSACSGFRGTPRYDRGTPVPPAHLSRATRASPPRVVLQLRRALHARPRLPATLLPGGCRLHSGGRRRRRPGRPSCREGV, from the coding sequence ATGTCGGCGGGAGAACCGCCAGCACCTACTCTTCAGTTCGGCGACCCCTCCGGCTCGGCGGGGCACTTCTCGGGCCGCGGTCATGCTGACCGGGCGCCCCACTCCTCGCTGCTTCGCACATCCGAGCCAGTCGGCCACGGCGTTCCGACTCAGACACCGCCGCGGTTTGCCAAACTGGACTTCGCTACCTATGATGGCAcagaggaccccctcaactggctcaaccagtgcgagcgGTTCTTTCGCGGGCAACGCACCCTCGCCTTGGAGCGTACCTGGCTCGCCTCCTACCACCTCCGCGGCGCGGTAcagacctggtactacgccctcgagcaggacgagggcaacATGCCCCCTTGGGAGCGCTTCTGCAAGCTCTGCCTCCTTCGTTTTGGGCCGCCGATCCGCGGGAGCCGCCTGGCAAAGCTAggccgccttcccttcacctccacggtTCAGGATTTCGCCGACCGTTTCCAGGCCCTAGCATGCCACGCGTCGGGCCGACCTCTTCGTCAGTGGACTTCCGGATCACATCCACGTGGacgtggagcttcggggaccccaggatctCCTGACGGCCATGTACTATGCCCGCGCGTTCGAGCGCCGCGAGGTGGCCATCCAGCAGGCATCATCGTCCCGGGCCGCTGGGCCGCTACCCTGGCCGGAGGTTCCCGCGCAGGGTCGGCCTGCTCAGGCTTTCGCGGCACCCCTCGCTACGACCGCGGCacgcccgttccgccggctcacctcagccgagctactcgagcgtcgccgccaagggttgtgcttcaactgcgacgagccctacatGCCCGGCCACGTCTGCctgcgactcttctacctggaggctgcagactacattccggaggacgccgtcgccgccgacctggccgccccagctgtcgcgaaggtgtttga